Below is a genomic region from Persicimonas caeni.
CGCGATGAGCCGCATGAATAGCGGCTCGTCGGGGAACGTGGTTCCCACGCAGCGGTTCCCACGCAGGGGGGGATGGGGGGCGGGGGTCAGGCGCGCAACGCAACCTGGGTGATCACCGCTTCGTCGTGCACGTTGAAGTCGATGAGGTTGACGCGCATCGCCTCGGCGAAGCCGCCGGGGCAGCTGACCGGGTGGCCGTCGTAGTGGTACTCGACGGGCATCACGTCGTGCTTGTGGCCGTGCAGGATAAGCGCCTCTTTGTCGACGAGTTCGAGGGCGTCGACCATGTCTTCGACGCCGTCGGCCGGCGCCATCAGGTTGCCGATGGCCGACGCGGGGCGCTCGGTGTACCAGTCGTCGGTGATGTGGTGGTGCATCAGGGTGATCACCCGCATGCCTTCGATGTCGCGCCGATTCTTGTCGAACCAGTCAGGCACTTCCTCGTAAACCTTTCCGACCGTATTCGGCAGCCACTTTTCGGTGAAGAGAGGGTCGTCCTTCGGGTCGCGGTTGGTATCCAGCTCGACAAGTGCCACCCCTTGCTCGAGCGTTTTGATGCGCGGCTGACGCGGTGTGACCACGTCGAAGAACGCCTCCATCGGCTCTTTGGGGTGCTTTTCGTACAGGTTGAACCGATCGTGGTTACCCGGGATGACCGTGAGCTTGTCGTCGCCCCACCAACCGGTAACCTCGAGCGCGCCTCGCATCTCCAAAAACTCGGTGGGCAGGCTGCAATGCGACAAGTCGCCGGTCAGCAGCAGGTGGTCGACCCCGAGTTGGTGCAGCCCCAGCAGCGCCTTTTTGATGAGGTTGGTGTAGAGGCGACGCTGCTTTCGATAGCGGTGGCCAATCTCGTTGGTCACCCGGCCGATCCCATGCGCGAAATCCCACACCGACTCCTGCAAGCCGACCAGATCCCGCAGCCGTCCGATCAGCTCGACCTCGCTCGGCACGTGCGGATCGGTGAGCTGCGCCAGGCGCAGCTTGACCCCTTCGGGCCGCATCAGGCTGCGCGGTCGCGTTCGGTCCGTACAGTCAATCCAACGAAAAATTGGGTGGGGCATCTATTCGTTCGGTGTATTTCGAGAGAGCAACGCCTCGATGAGGAAAACGCCTTTCACAAAGGCGCCCATCCATCAAACATCTTCGGGTAGCTCCGCTATTTCACCCTCGAGCTGCCCCGGCGCTCCTCCCAGGTCGAATTTACGAATCCAGTCCGGGTATTTGCGCTCCAGGAATCGGTCGGTCAGCACGGCCTGGGCCGCCTCGCACACGTCATAGATGAGCGCGACGTTGAGCGAGGCGCCGAGCACCGCGCCCACGAACGGCAGCGTCTTCGACGGCACCGACTCGGCGGCTCGCCGCTGCAGGTTCTTGGTCACCGCGCGCTTGGCCAGGTTGGTCACCTGCTTGGTCGTCTCCTGGCCGAGCTGCTCCTGCATGAACTTGCCCAGCGTGCGCCCGGCCATATGGGTGACGCTTCCGTGGGCGACCGCGCCGACCATCAACGACTTGCGCACCGCGTACTCGCGAAGGTTTTGCCGAAGCAGCATCGGCTCGATGGCCGCCGCGCGCGAGCCACCTAGCGCCACCGCCATGATCTCCATGGGCAGCTCGGGATTCTCGCGCGGGTCGAAGCCGTAGTACCAGCAAAACCGGCTGCAAATATCGGCCGTCAGGCCCAAGAGCACCGGCGCGTCGGCCAATGACAGCGCCGCCCAGCTGAACGGGGCGAGCCCACCGGACAAACCGCCGGCGACCGCGCTCAACAATAGCCGCATCGTCTTTCGGTTCTGCAAGACGTTGTCGACCTGGCCCATATTCAACCGGGCGATATCCTCGATCGACTCGACCGGTGCGCCTGCCTCCTTGTACTCGGCGACGACGCGTTCGGTCATGTCGACGGTGCGCACCCGCTTTTCGAACATCTCGAGCGCACGCTCGACCGCCTTGGAGATAAAGTCGAGGTTGGTGATCGACGCGCCGATCCACTCCATCGGGGTAAACAGCTTGCGCACAATGCGCGTCAGGCTGTTGGGGTCGAGGCGCTTCTCGACGAAGAACTTCACCCGCGCGGCCGCGTCCTTGTCGGCGTGCTCGAGGGTGACCCCGTCGAACTTGCACGTCAGGTGCTCGAAAGCGCGCTCGTAGTCACTGACCACCAGGTACATATCGAGTTCCTGGGGGCCGGGCGTACGCTCGGGATCCTCCCAGTCGATACGGTCCGCCACCCGGCGCACCAAGCGCACCGCGTGCGGCTCGATATTGTAGTTGCTCACGTACAGGCGGATGAGCGTCTCGTCGGCGTCCTCGAGCTTGGGCTTGTCGGCGAGTTGGTCGAGCGCGTAGCCGAGTTTCGTCGGCAGCGTGCCCACCCGGCGCGGGTGCTCGCGCATCACCATCAACTCGAGCAGTCGCTGGGCGCGCATCGGGTTGTGCTCGACGGTCTGCTCGACCTCCTCGAGAAGCGCGCGCCGCGCCTCGTCGCGCTCGTCTTCGTCGCGGCTGCTGTAGGCCGACAGGAGCCCCTCATACAGTTCTTTGAGCCGGGAGTGATCGGCGTCGTAAGGTCGACGGTCGTGCCACGAGCGAAGCTCTTGTTCGCGAGCCGGGTCATCGATGCTCACCCGAATCGCCGCGCGCATCGGCTTTTCGAGCCACGGGTAGTTCAGATATCCGCCGATGGCCGCGTCGGCGAGCAGGTCGAGCCACGGGGCCATCTCGCGAGGGCGCTGGTCGGCGGCTCGGTCGCACGCCTTGACCAGGTTCGTCATCGGCGAGCCGGCCCAACTCGGGGCGAACTCGCGCACCAGATAAAACCCGCACAACAGCGCCGCCGGGTCCCAGAATTTGGCCTCGAGTTGCACTCGGGCCAGGTCGATGAGCTGGCGGTCGTCTTCGCGTACGCCGTCCTCTTGCTGTAGTTTGGCGAACGTGGTGACTAGCTCGTACATCCAGTCAGGCTCGTCGGGCAGCGCGTAGCGCCCGAGAAGCTCGCTGGCCTCCTTTTGCTGGTCGACGTCGCCGTGGCGCCACATGGCGATGGTCGCCAAGGCGGCCATCGGGTGGAATGCCGGCCGGCCCGGTCGCGTCGAGTGCGCCAAACGCTCCAGCGCGATGCGCGCCTTGCCCCCAAGCTCGGCGTAGGTCTGCTTGGACAACACACCCCACAGCGGCTTGTGCCGCAGACTGTCCGCGCGCCGAAACAGCCGCTTGTAGCCCAACTCCTGGGCCAGCAGCATCGACAAGATCTCACGGCCGTGCTGCGGCTTGTCCTCGAACTCGTCCGCTACGAGCTCGAGCACCTCGTCGGGGGGCATCTCCAAAATCGCCTGCCAGCGCTTCTTGAAATCCTCCGAAAGATCGTCGGGCGCGGCCGCCGCGCTGGCTTCGTCGAGTTCGGAGACGTCCGAGTCCTCGACGAGTCCCGCTTCGGTAAGTTCCTGCTCGTCTGGTTTGATAAAACCGTCGGTCATATGTGCGTGTTGCCCCGTTGAACTATTGAGGTGCCACCACCGGCTCCTCTCCCTGCTTCCAAATATAACGTTGACCGGCCTCCAAATCGAACGTTTCTTCGCTCAAGTTTTCATCCGGCCACCGCACCGTCACCGTGGCTTGTTCGGCTGCACCGAGCCCAAAGTGGCGTGCGAGCTCGTGCTGGACGCCATAATGGCCGTGGCCGCCGCCGACCTCGGAGACCTGGGTGCCGGCGTCGGTTTGGACGGTCACGCGTGCGCCGATCGCCTTTCGGTTGGTGCCGTCGGCGCCTTCGAGCTCGACCTGCAGCCAATTATTGGCCTGGCCGATGGTGTTCTCGAAGAGCCGCGCGTGCCCCTCTTCGGGCGCATAACAATGATCGCCCGACCCGCAGCGAAACCGCGAGTGCCCGACCACAATGTCGAGGTCACCGTCTCGGTCGTAGTCGGCCACGCCGACCCCGTGGCTGCTGGTGTGGTCGATGCCGTCGGCCAGCGGGACTCTCTCGAAGGTGCCGTCCTCTTTTTGATGCCACAGATGGCCGCGCGTTCCCGGATAGTCGGTCGAGCCGATGTAGACGTCCTTTCGGCCGTCGTTGTCGAAGTCGAAGACCGCGGCGGTGATGTCGCCGTCG
It encodes:
- a CDS encoding metallophosphoesterase family protein, with product MRPEGVKLRLAQLTDPHVPSEVELIGRLRDLVGLQESVWDFAHGIGRVTNEIGHRYRKQRRLYTNLIKKALLGLHQLGVDHLLLTGDLSHCSLPTEFLEMRGALEVTGWWGDDKLTVIPGNHDRFNLYEKHPKEPMEAFFDVVTPRQPRIKTLEQGVALVELDTNRDPKDDPLFTEKWLPNTVGKVYEEVPDWFDKNRRDIEGMRVITLMHHHITDDWYTERPASAIGNLMAPADGVEDMVDALELVDKEALILHGHKHDVMPVEYHYDGHPVSCPGGFAEAMRVNLIDFNVHDEAVITQVALRA
- a CDS encoding EcsC family protein produces the protein MTDGFIKPDEQELTEAGLVEDSDVSELDEASAAAAPDDLSEDFKKRWQAILEMPPDEVLELVADEFEDKPQHGREILSMLLAQELGYKRLFRRADSLRHKPLWGVLSKQTYAELGGKARIALERLAHSTRPGRPAFHPMAALATIAMWRHGDVDQQKEASELLGRYALPDEPDWMYELVTTFAKLQQEDGVREDDRQLIDLARVQLEAKFWDPAALLCGFYLVREFAPSWAGSPMTNLVKACDRAADQRPREMAPWLDLLADAAIGGYLNYPWLEKPMRAAIRVSIDDPAREQELRSWHDRRPYDADHSRLKELYEGLLSAYSSRDEDERDEARRALLEEVEQTVEHNPMRAQRLLELMVMREHPRRVGTLPTKLGYALDQLADKPKLEDADETLIRLYVSNYNIEPHAVRLVRRVADRIDWEDPERTPGPQELDMYLVVSDYERAFEHLTCKFDGVTLEHADKDAAARVKFFVEKRLDPNSLTRIVRKLFTPMEWIGASITNLDFISKAVERALEMFEKRVRTVDMTERVVAEYKEAGAPVESIEDIARLNMGQVDNVLQNRKTMRLLLSAVAGGLSGGLAPFSWAALSLADAPVLLGLTADICSRFCWYYGFDPRENPELPMEIMAVALGGSRAAAIEPMLLRQNLREYAVRKSLMVGAVAHGSVTHMAGRTLGKFMQEQLGQETTKQVTNLAKRAVTKNLQRRAAESVPSKTLPFVGAVLGASLNVALIYDVCEAAQAVLTDRFLERKYPDWIRKFDLGGAPGQLEGEIAELPEDV